From the genome of Erythrobacter litoralis, one region includes:
- the parC gene encoding DNA topoisomerase IV subunit A encodes MADTTAPGAPAPPEDPFDQIVDAPFDAALEERYLVYALSTITARSLPDLRDGLKPVHRRLLWAMRQLALRPDSAFKKSARVVGDVVGKYHPHGDVAAYDAMVRLAQPFSLRYPLVEGQGNFGNIDGDNAAAYRYTEVRLTKTAMELMAGLDEGTVTFLPTYNGEEHEPELMPGLFPNLLANGASGIAVGMATNIPSHNVAEIIDATLELIDNPHVEHARLMELFAGPDFPTGGQIVDSPETISEAYATGRGSFRVRGVFRAPESENVADREAGIERLGGGQWQLVISEIPFQVAKGKLIEQIAATIADRKLPILEDVRDESDEDIRIVLVPKSRNVDPDLLKESVFKLTDLETRFGLNLNVLDANRTPMVMGLKELLGHWVAAQIEILQRRARHRLDQIEKRLELVEGYIIAFLNLDRVIEIIRTEDEPKPVMMAEFSLTDRQAEAILNMRLRSLRKLEEMQLRQEKDELLAEQDDLTKLLESPARQRTRLKKDLRSLRKDYAENTALGARRTRIEEAAPAVEFSMDAMIEKEPITVILSQKGWIRAAKGHVPLDQEFKYKEGDALAFIAHAQTTDKLLIAGSDGRFYTLGCDKLPGARGFGEPVRTMIDLEAESSIAKMLVHKAGGKLLLAASSGKGFLAKSDDLLAETRKGRQVVNLKGGAKLQVVRQVAEGHDHVAAVGDNRKLIVFNIEEMPEMARGQGVQLQRYRDGGLSDATTFRFEEGLSWTMGGSQGRTRTESDIWQWKVARGAAGRMPPQGFPKDNRFD; translated from the coding sequence ATGGCAGACACGACCGCTCCTGGTGCACCCGCGCCGCCGGAAGATCCCTTCGACCAGATCGTCGACGCGCCCTTCGACGCAGCGCTCGAGGAGCGCTATCTCGTCTATGCGCTCTCGACGATCACCGCGCGCTCGCTTCCTGACCTGCGCGATGGCCTCAAACCGGTCCATCGCCGCCTGCTGTGGGCGATGCGCCAGCTGGCTTTGCGTCCAGACAGCGCCTTCAAGAAATCCGCGCGCGTCGTCGGCGACGTGGTCGGCAAGTATCACCCGCATGGCGATGTCGCCGCCTATGATGCGATGGTCCGCCTCGCCCAGCCGTTTTCGCTGCGTTACCCGCTGGTCGAGGGGCAGGGCAATTTCGGCAATATCGACGGCGATAACGCGGCCGCCTACCGCTACACCGAGGTGCGGCTGACCAAGACCGCGATGGAACTGATGGCGGGCCTCGACGAAGGCACGGTCACGTTCCTGCCGACCTATAACGGTGAGGAACACGAGCCTGAACTGATGCCCGGCCTGTTCCCGAACCTGCTCGCCAACGGGGCAAGCGGGATCGCGGTCGGCATGGCGACCAACATCCCTTCGCACAATGTCGCCGAGATCATCGACGCCACGCTCGAGCTTATCGACAACCCCCATGTCGAGCATGCCCGGCTGATGGAGTTGTTCGCCGGACCGGATTTCCCCACGGGCGGCCAGATCGTCGACAGCCCCGAGACGATTTCGGAGGCCTATGCCACCGGGCGCGGTTCGTTCCGGGTGCGGGGCGTCTTCCGTGCGCCCGAGTCCGAGAACGTGGCCGACCGCGAGGCCGGGATCGAGCGGCTGGGCGGCGGGCAATGGCAGCTCGTCATTTCGGAAATCCCGTTCCAGGTCGCCAAGGGCAAGCTGATCGAGCAGATCGCAGCGACCATCGCCGATCGGAAGCTCCCCATCCTCGAAGACGTGCGCGATGAAAGCGACGAGGACATCCGCATCGTTCTCGTGCCCAAAAGCCGCAATGTCGATCCCGACCTGCTCAAGGAAAGCGTCTTCAAGCTGACCGATCTCGAGACGCGCTTCGGGCTCAACCTCAACGTCCTCGATGCGAACCGCACCCCGATGGTGATGGGGCTCAAGGAACTGCTCGGCCACTGGGTCGCCGCGCAGATCGAGATTCTCCAGCGCCGCGCGCGCCACCGGCTCGACCAGATCGAAAAACGCCTCGAACTGGTCGAGGGCTACATCATCGCCTTCCTCAATCTCGACCGGGTGATCGAGATCATCCGCACCGAGGACGAGCCCAAGCCGGTCATGATGGCGGAATTCTCGCTCACCGACCGCCAGGCCGAGGCGATCCTGAATATGCGGCTGCGGTCCTTGCGCAAGCTTGAGGAAATGCAGCTCAGACAGGAAAAGGACGAGCTGCTGGCCGAACAGGACGACCTTACCAAGCTGCTGGAAAGCCCGGCCCGCCAGCGCACGCGCCTCAAGAAGGACCTGCGAAGCCTGCGCAAGGACTATGCCGAGAACACTGCGCTGGGCGCGCGCCGCACGCGGATCGAGGAAGCGGCGCCCGCGGTCGAATTCAGCATGGACGCGATGATCGAGAAGGAGCCGATCACCGTCATCCTGTCTCAGAAGGGCTGGATCCGTGCGGCCAAGGGTCACGTCCCGCTCGACCAGGAATTCAAGTACAAGGAAGGCGACGCGCTCGCCTTCATTGCGCATGCCCAGACCACCGACAAGCTGCTGATCGCAGGCAGCGACGGGCGCTTCTACACGCTGGGCTGCGACAAGCTGCCCGGCGCGCGCGGCTTCGGCGAACCGGTGCGGACCATGATCGACCTCGAGGCGGAAAGCTCGATCGCCAAGATGCTCGTCCATAAAGCAGGTGGAAAGCTCCTGCTGGCGGCATCGAGCGGGAAGGGGTTCCTAGCGAAGAGCGACGATCTGCTGGCCGAGACCCGCAAGGGCCGGCAGGTCGTGAATCTCAAGGGTGGGGCGAAACTCCAGGTGGTCCGGCAGGTGGCCGAGGGGCACGATCACGTCGCCGCCGTGGGCGACAATCGCAAGCTCATCGTGTTCAACATCGAGGAAATGCCCGAAATGGCGCGCGGACAGGGCGTTCAGCTGCAGCGCTACCGCGACGGAGGGTTGTCGGATGCGACGACTTTCCGGTTCGAGGAGGGCCTGAGCTGGACGATGGGCGGCTCGCAGGGGCGCACGCGGACGGAAAGCGACATCTGGCAATGGAAGGTCGCCCGCGGCGCAGCAGGGCGGATGCCGCCGCAGGGCTTCCCCAAGGACAACCGGTTCGATTGA